The genomic stretch CATGCTGCCGGTCGCGCGCGCGAACATCACCGAGCACTGGTTCCGGAAGCTCCCCTTCGTCGTCGAGGAGCTCGCCTCGATCGGGGAGGCGGCATGAGCGCGACGACCCGCGATCCCGTGCAGTTCTGGTCGCACGTCGATCCGGCGCGGCCCGCGATCCGCCGAGGCGGGAGGACCTGGACGTATCGGGAGCTGGATGCCGCCGTGCAGGAATCCGCCGACGCGCTCTTCGAGCACGGGCTCGGCGCCGGCGAGCACGTGTCCCTGGAGTTCGATCCGGCCCAC from Candidatus Eisenbacteria bacterium encodes the following:
- a CDS encoding AMP-binding protein, which encodes MSATTRDPVQFWSHVDPARPAIRRGGRTWTYRELDAAVQESADALFEHGLGAGEHVSLEFDPAHAMSFVVAWHALHRIDLLPVPIGAKLTAEERQELRHRA